In a genomic window of Methylobacter sp. YRD-M1:
- a CDS encoding cyclic nucleotide-binding domain-containing protein, with the protein MAIDVNSEDGLIIRKLIPLGTWPGARFNALCESITIEEIRGGTLFKKGDMDPRLIYLLSGEVTLQSEGLIIEVIAAESEAARFALAHQIPRKIDAVANGAVRFLRLDADIVNNPTPLVCKEDNSYMVIEEPEDDPNDWMTALLKSPVFQRLPPANLQKILITLEEVCFEKGEIIISQGDVGDYYYLIKSGHCLVSRKPSPNAKDIKLAQLGKGEAFGEDALLSGEPRNVTITALTDMVLLRLDEQHFLSLIREPSLKFIDQERMQEVLMQGAVLLDVRSQDDYKAGHLPGSVNAPFFSLRMQLKTFNREQPVVVVCDNGKISEAAAFLLLRHRFNALILKGGLNVAASKPAAKEVPEPVHETAHFTIDDGVETLINLVDEPHPQNTREPSDQISSLTASGALEDQLGLMKSENEALRRANLQLNDKCLKLEIEKEEALRQYHVLQKQMEKLMQMLDKAKGDQGVA; encoded by the coding sequence ATGGCTATAGACGTCAATTCTGAAGATGGACTGATTATTCGCAAATTGATCCCGTTGGGAACATGGCCGGGCGCTCGATTCAACGCCTTATGCGAAAGCATAACCATCGAAGAAATTCGGGGCGGGACATTATTTAAAAAAGGGGACATGGACCCGCGTCTCATTTATCTGTTAAGTGGCGAGGTTACGCTTCAGTCGGAAGGGCTCATTATTGAAGTGATAGCCGCCGAAAGCGAAGCCGCCAGATTCGCGTTGGCTCACCAGATACCGCGGAAAATTGACGCCGTCGCGAATGGTGCCGTGCGTTTTCTGCGGCTGGATGCCGATATCGTTAATAATCCGACGCCCTTGGTATGCAAAGAGGACAATAGTTATATGGTAATTGAAGAACCTGAAGACGATCCAAATGACTGGATGACAGCATTATTGAAGTCACCTGTTTTTCAGCGCCTGCCTCCCGCCAATTTACAGAAAATCCTGATCACCCTGGAAGAGGTCTGTTTTGAAAAAGGCGAAATCATTATCAGTCAGGGTGATGTGGGTGATTACTATTATCTGATAAAAAGCGGTCATTGTCTGGTTTCGCGCAAGCCTTCCCCTAATGCAAAAGATATTAAGCTGGCACAGCTCGGCAAAGGCGAGGCTTTCGGAGAAGATGCATTGCTTTCTGGCGAGCCTAGGAACGTTACCATAACAGCGCTGACGGATATGGTCTTGCTGCGGCTGGATGAACAGCACTTTTTGTCCTTGATCAGGGAACCTTCTCTGAAATTTATTGATCAGGAACGGATGCAGGAAGTTCTGATGCAAGGCGCCGTCCTACTGGATGTCCGTTCCCAGGATGACTATAAAGCCGGGCACTTGCCGGGCAGCGTCAACGCGCCTTTTTTCTCATTAAGAATGCAGCTTAAGACCTTTAATCGTGAACAGCCTGTCGTTGTGGTCTGCGACAACGGCAAGATCAGCGAGGCGGCCGCTTTTTTATTGCTCAGGCACAGGTTTAATGCCCTGATCCTGAAGGGCGGCCTGAATGTCGCTGCATCTAAGCCGGCAGCGAAAGAAGTGCCGGAGCCGGTGCATGAGACTGCCCATTTTACTATAGATGATGGTGTTGAGACGCTGATTAATCTTGTTGATGAGCCTCATCCGCAAAATACGCGGGAACCGTCCGATCAGATCTCATCCTTGACTGCCAGCGGTGCTCTGGAAGATCAGCTAGGGCTGATGAAGTCAGAGAATGAGGCGCTCAGAAGAGCAAACCTTCAGCTCAATGATAAATGTCTGAAACTGGAGATTGAGAAAGAGGAGGCCTTAAGGCAATACCATGTCCTGCAAAAGCAGATGGAAAAGCTGATGCAGATGCTGGATAAAGCCAAAGGCGATCAGGGTGTCGCCTGA
- a CDS encoding TIGR00730 family Rossman fold protein, giving the protein MDCWQNHYDASGIIDDMKGDQSWRIFRIISEFTEGFDRLSGLCDAVSIFGSARLGRDHAYYRKTVEVAELLAKNGFAIISGGGPGIMEAANKGAHLQKRHSIGLNINLPMEQRSNLYQSVTLDFRYFFVRKVMFVRYSMGYICMPGGYGTLDELFEALTLMQTRKIYPMPLVLFGTEFWGGLIDWIKTTLIRYETISPEDLDLIKVTDDPQEVLQVMIEHREWKNRQRVRSIKESRREAEAFS; this is encoded by the coding sequence ATGGACTGCTGGCAGAACCACTATGATGCCTCGGGCATTATCGATGATATGAAAGGCGACCAGTCCTGGCGCATCTTCAGAATCATCAGCGAATTTACCGAGGGCTTCGACAGGCTGTCCGGCCTGTGCGATGCCGTGTCGATTTTCGGTTCGGCGCGGCTTGGCCGCGATCATGCCTATTATCGGAAAACGGTCGAAGTGGCCGAGCTGCTGGCGAAAAACGGCTTCGCCATTATCAGCGGCGGCGGTCCCGGCATCATGGAGGCGGCCAACAAGGGCGCCCATCTGCAAAAGCGCCACTCTATCGGTCTGAATATCAATCTGCCGATGGAGCAGCGGTCCAATCTTTATCAGAGCGTCACGCTGGATTTTCGTTATTTTTTCGTGCGTAAAGTCATGTTCGTGCGCTATTCGATGGGCTATATCTGCATGCCCGGCGGCTACGGCACGCTTGATGAGCTCTTTGAGGCGCTGACGCTGATGCAGACGCGCAAAATATATCCTATGCCCCTGGTGCTGTTCGGCACCGAGTTCTGGGGTGGCCTGATCGACTGGATTAAAACGACCCTGATCAGGTATGAAACCATCTCGCCGGAAGATCTGGATTTAATCAAGGTTACCGATGACCCACAGGAAGTGCTGCAGGTCATGATCGAGCATCGGGAATGGAAAAACAGGCAGCGCGTGCGGTCGATCAAGGAATCGAGGCGAGAGGCTGAAGCGTTCAGCTAA
- a CDS encoding YqgE/AlgH family protein — translation MNGATYLTNQFIIAMPNLADPNFFHTVTYLCQHNEEGALGIVINRSADMKLSEIFKQMQIHVSSETAADAPVFIGGPVQIERGFVIHSPGGNWDSSMAVSDTISLTTSRDILEAIAVNKGPEQYLVALGYAGWGEGQLESEMIDNAWLNTPCGKEVLFDTPIEQRWSAAASQIGININLLTTPAGHG, via the coding sequence ATGAACGGAGCAACTTATCTAACCAATCAATTCATTATCGCCATGCCCAATCTGGCGGATCCCAACTTTTTTCATACGGTGACTTACTTGTGCCAGCATAATGAAGAAGGTGCTTTGGGGATCGTCATCAACCGGTCGGCGGATATGAAGCTGAGCGAGATTTTTAAGCAAATGCAAATCCATGTCTCTTCCGAGACAGCGGCCGATGCGCCTGTTTTTATCGGCGGGCCGGTGCAGATCGAGCGCGGTTTCGTGATCCATAGCCCCGGCGGCAATTGGGATTCGAGCATGGCGGTATCCGATACCATTTCACTGACGACTTCCCGCGACATTCTGGAGGCTATCGCCGTTAATAAGGGCCCTGAACAGTATCTGGTCGCTTTAGGCTATGCGGGTTGGGGCGAGGGCCAGCTGGAAAGCGAAATGATAGACAACGCCTGGCTGAACACGCCCTGCGGCAAAGAAGTTTTATTCGATACGCCGATCGAGCAGCGCTGGAGCGCTGCAGCCAGCCAGATCGGCATCAATATCAATTTGCTGACGACACCGGCCGGGCATGGCTAA
- the ruvX gene encoding Holliday junction resolvase RuvX: MAKQDPLLAKSRSDTYLGFDFGNKKIGVAVGQTTTGTASPLQTIRSINQTPNWDIIGKLIEQWRPAGLVVGVSRQADGSDNPVTPRMLKFCRQLEGRYHLPVYQQDESLSTFEAKQMLFDDVGVNATKLWEVQDQLAAQLILQTWLNDPINKT, translated from the coding sequence ATGGCTAAACAAGACCCACTGTTAGCGAAATCGAGGTCCGACACCTATCTGGGCTTCGATTTCGGCAATAAGAAGATCGGTGTCGCCGTCGGGCAAACGACTACAGGGACGGCGAGCCCGCTGCAAACCATCCGCTCCATCAATCAAACGCCCAACTGGGACATCATCGGCAAGCTGATAGAGCAATGGCGGCCTGCCGGGCTCGTGGTCGGCGTCTCCAGGCAGGCCGACGGTTCGGATAATCCAGTCACGCCGCGCATGCTAAAATTCTGCCGGCAGCTGGAGGGGCGTTATCACCTGCCTGTTTACCAACAGGATGAAAGCCTGTCGACATTCGAAGCCAAACAGATGCTGTTCGATGATGTCGGCGTCAATGCGACCAAACTCTGGGAAGTACAGGATCAACTGGCAGCACAGCTTATCCTGCAAACCTGGCTCAATGACCCTATAAATAAAACATGA
- the rpmB gene encoding 50S ribosomal protein L28 codes for MSRVCQVTGKRPVTGNNVSHANNKTRRRFSPNLQHHRFWVESENRWVRLRVSAKGMRVIDKKGIDAVLADLRKRGENA; via the coding sequence ATGTCCAGAGTATGTCAAGTAACAGGCAAACGCCCCGTTACCGGAAATAACGTATCGCACGCCAACAACAAAACCAGAAGACGCTTCAGCCCGAACCTGCAACACCACAGATTCTGGGTAGAAAGCGAAAACCGCTGGGTTCGTCTGAGAGTTTCTGCTAAAGGCATGCGTGTCATCGATAAAAAAGGCATTGACGCTGTTCTGGCTGATTTGCGTAAACGCGGCGAAAACGCTTAA
- a CDS encoding aspartate carbamoyltransferase catalytic subunit: protein MADNLQLNAEGKLKHFLTIEGLSKPLLTEILDTAESFAGMSEQQVKKVPLLRGKTIVNLFFENSTRTRTTFELAATRLSADVLTMNIATSATSKGESLLDTIRNLESMFVDMFVVRHNISGAAHFIAQHTAPHISVINAGDGQHAHPTQAMLDMFTIRQIKKDFSQLRVAIIGDILHSRVARSQILALNMLGAAEIRVIAPKTLLPAHVETLGVTVSHNLNEGLKDIDVIIMLRLQKERMASALLPSESEYFKCFGLTEDKLKIAKPDAIVMHPGPINRGVEIDSKVADGPQSVILKQVSNGIAVRMAVMSMAMQRQGALS from the coding sequence ATGGCTGATAATCTACAGTTAAACGCGGAAGGCAAGCTCAAGCACTTCCTGACCATTGAAGGGCTGAGCAAGCCCCTGTTAACGGAAATTCTCGACACGGCCGAATCCTTTGCCGGCATGTCCGAACAACAGGTCAAAAAAGTCCCGCTGCTGCGCGGCAAGACCATCGTCAACCTGTTCTTTGAAAACAGCACGCGTACGCGCACGACCTTTGAACTGGCCGCCACGCGCCTGTCCGCCGATGTTCTGACCATGAACATCGCCACCTCGGCGACCTCGAAAGGCGAAAGCCTGCTCGACACCATACGCAACCTGGAATCGATGTTCGTGGACATGTTTGTCGTGCGCCACAACATCAGCGGCGCGGCCCACTTTATCGCCCAGCACACGGCGCCGCATATCAGCGTGATCAATGCCGGGGACGGCCAGCATGCGCATCCGACCCAGGCTATGCTGGACATGTTCACGATACGCCAGATCAAAAAGGATTTCTCGCAGCTGCGCGTGGCGATCATTGGCGATATTCTGCATTCCCGGGTTGCACGCTCGCAGATTCTGGCATTGAACATGCTGGGCGCGGCCGAAATCCGCGTCATTGCGCCGAAAACGCTGCTGCCTGCGCATGTGGAGACGCTCGGTGTTACCGTATCGCATAATCTGAATGAAGGCCTGAAGGATATCGACGTCATCATCATGCTGCGCCTGCAGAAAGAACGCATGGCCTCGGCGCTGCTGCCCAGCGAGAGCGAATACTTCAAATGCTTCGGGCTGACCGAAGACAAGCTGAAAATTGCCAAGCCCGACGCCATCGTCATGCATCCGGGACCGATCAACCGCGGTGTCGAGATCGACTCCAAAGTCGCCGACGGCCCGCAATCCGTGATTCTGAAACAGGTCAGCAACGGCATCGCCGTGCGCATGGCGGTTATGTCCATGGCCATGCAAAGACAGGGAGCCTTATCATGA
- a CDS encoding DNA recombination protein RmuC, with product MDLLNSIPAWVFTLIGALIGAFVMLLFNGRNKTLIARLSTDLAVAEEKLKQLQGREAELKQYQQLLMQAQAQNAQLHARMDEQAKQAAEKLALLQDAEARLKTQFENLAGKIFDERSRQFTEHNKASLDHIVTPLREQLGEFKQRIETVYDNENKDRISLREEIISLRRDTAQMNQEALNLTRALKGDKKAQGNWGEMILEKVLEQSGLRKGIEYETQGAFRDEDNRLFKPDVIIRLPEDKDIIIDSKVSLLAYERYCSSEDDQERALALKQHTEAVREHIRSLSQKDYASLKGLRSLDFVLLFMPIEPAFIAAVQGDERLFTDALEHKIVIITPTTLLATLRTIENIWRYERQNENARAIADKAGILYDKIRGFVDDLDRLGRQLSTVNVTYDSVMNKLTRGNGNLIRQASSFVDLGVKVKKTFPKSITEQAGLESDEAGQDLHI from the coding sequence ATGGATTTGCTCAATAGCATACCCGCCTGGGTATTTACCCTAATCGGCGCTTTAATTGGCGCATTCGTGATGCTCCTGTTCAATGGCCGCAATAAGACGCTTATCGCGCGGCTATCGACCGATCTGGCTGTCGCCGAAGAAAAGTTAAAGCAACTACAAGGCCGCGAAGCCGAATTAAAACAGTATCAGCAGCTTTTGATGCAGGCCCAGGCCCAAAATGCCCAATTGCATGCCCGCATGGACGAGCAGGCCAAGCAGGCGGCCGAAAAACTGGCGTTACTGCAGGATGCCGAAGCCCGGCTGAAAACCCAGTTTGAAAATCTGGCCGGCAAAATCTTTGATGAGCGCAGCCGGCAGTTTACCGAACACAACAAAGCCAGCCTCGACCACATCGTGACGCCGTTGCGCGAGCAGCTGGGCGAGTTCAAACAGCGCATCGAAACGGTTTACGACAATGAAAACAAGGACCGCATTTCCCTGCGCGAGGAAATCATCTCGCTGCGGCGCGATACGGCGCAGATGAACCAGGAAGCGCTGAACCTGACGCGCGCCCTGAAAGGCGACAAAAAAGCCCAGGGCAACTGGGGCGAGATGATCCTGGAAAAAGTGCTGGAGCAATCGGGGCTGCGCAAGGGCATTGAGTACGAGACCCAAGGCGCGTTCAGAGACGAGGACAACCGGCTGTTCAAACCCGATGTCATCATCCGTTTGCCCGAGGACAAAGACATCATCATTGATTCCAAGGTGTCGCTGCTGGCCTATGAACGTTACTGCTCCAGCGAAGACGACCAGGAAAGGGCGCTGGCCTTGAAGCAGCACACGGAAGCCGTGCGCGAGCATATCAGGAGCTTGAGCCAGAAAGACTACGCCAGCCTGAAAGGCCTTCGGTCGCTGGATTTTGTCCTGCTGTTCATGCCGATCGAGCCGGCCTTCATCGCCGCCGTCCAGGGCGATGAGCGCCTGTTCACCGATGCCCTCGAGCACAAGATCGTGATCATCACGCCGACCACGCTGCTGGCAACCCTGCGCACGATCGAGAATATCTGGCGCTATGAGCGCCAGAACGAGAATGCCCGGGCCATAGCGGACAAAGCCGGCATTCTTTATGACAAAATCCGCGGGTTTGTCGATGATCTCGACAGGTTGGGCAGGCAGCTAAGCACCGTCAATGTGACTTATGACAGCGTCATGAATAAACTGACGCGCGGCAACGGCAACCTGATCCGCCAGGCCAGCAGCTTTGTCGACCTGGGCGTTAAAGTCAAGAAGACGTTTCCTAAAAGCATTACCGAGCAGGCTGGGCTGGAAAGCGACGAAGCCGGTCAGGACTTGCACATTTGA
- a CDS encoding TonB family protein, with translation MNAVTMFDPPPSLSNNDSLLITLFLASVVHIVLILGISFSMPKPEKVHRSIDIVLVNAPAKKAPKEAKFLAQENQIGAGEETQKPEPPKQQMSSQGASEAKPVAKKVAEVESKPKAEKKVVVQKVAEKRVVTASKPEEGEQEPRPRLSAESLQQQIAQLGTEIRQKQESADNTGIKFVNQLSAHKAIGMQYMKDWESKVERTGNLNYPEVAAKKNFSATLTMDVGISADGSIYSMRINRSSGNPALDEAAKNIVKMSAPFPPLPAEVLKETKVLVIPRVWKFSDESGMTSQ, from the coding sequence ATGAATGCTGTAACCATGTTCGATCCCCCTCCCTCTCTGTCCAATAATGACTCGTTATTGATAACGCTGTTTCTGGCGTCAGTCGTGCACATCGTCCTTATTTTAGGCATTAGCTTCAGTATGCCTAAACCGGAAAAAGTGCACCGGTCCATTGATATCGTCCTGGTCAACGCGCCGGCGAAAAAGGCCCCAAAAGAGGCAAAATTTCTGGCGCAGGAAAATCAGATAGGTGCCGGCGAAGAGACCCAAAAGCCCGAGCCGCCCAAGCAGCAAATGTCCAGCCAGGGAGCGAGCGAAGCCAAGCCGGTAGCCAAAAAAGTGGCTGAGGTCGAAAGCAAGCCTAAGGCAGAGAAGAAAGTGGTCGTGCAAAAGGTAGCCGAGAAAAGAGTGGTTACAGCCAGCAAGCCCGAGGAAGGCGAACAGGAACCGCGCCCGCGCTTGTCGGCCGAATCCCTGCAGCAGCAAATCGCCCAATTAGGCACCGAAATAAGGCAAAAACAGGAAAGCGCTGATAATACCGGGATAAAATTTGTCAATCAATTGAGCGCTCACAAAGCGATCGGCATGCAATACATGAAAGACTGGGAAAGCAAAGTGGAGCGGACCGGCAACCTCAATTATCCGGAAGTGGCAGCCAAGAAAAACTTTTCGGCGACGTTAACCATGGATGTCGGCATCAGCGCCGACGGCAGTATCTACAGCATGCGCATCAACCGATCCTCGGGCAATCCCGCGCTTGATGAGGCTGCCAAAAACATTGTCAAAATGAGCGCGCCTTTTCCGCCGCTGCCGGCAGAAGTGCTCAAAGAGACCAAGGTATTGGTGATTCCCAGAGTCTGGAAGTTTTCCGATGAATCCGGCATGACCTCACAATAA
- the rpmG gene encoding 50S ribosomal protein L33 — MRDKIKLVSTEGTGHFYTTTKNKRTMPEKMEIKKFDPVVRKHVIYKEAKIK, encoded by the coding sequence ATGCGCGATAAAATCAAACTGGTTTCTACCGAAGGCACTGGTCACTTCTATACCACGACCAAAAACAAACGTACAATGCCTGAAAAAATGGAGATCAAAAAATTTGATCCCGTTGTTCGCAAGCACGTTATCTATAAAGAAGCCAAAATCAAGTAA
- the gshB gene encoding glutathione synthase, whose translation MPIKLGMVMDSIGHINIKKDTSFAMLLEAQSRGWELHYMELNDLYLRDGRAYARTRTLSVQRDEKQWYQFLAEQDIALDALDVILMRKDPPFDQEYIYATYLLERAENMGVYVVNKPQSLRDANEKLFTAWFPQCCAPTLVAREPARIRHFLQEQGEIILKPLDGMGGTSIFHLRQNDPNLSVILETMTRYNSRYVMAQKYLPEIKDGDKRILLVNGEAVPYALARIPAQGESRGNLAAGGTAEGRKLTERDLWIANQVGPTLREKGLVFAGIDVIGDTLTEINVTSPTCVQELDRQFGLNISGLLMDHIEGKIQR comes from the coding sequence ATGCCTATCAAACTCGGCATGGTCATGGATTCCATCGGCCATATCAACATAAAAAAAGACACCAGTTTTGCCATGTTGCTTGAAGCCCAGTCCAGAGGCTGGGAACTGCACTATATGGAGCTCAACGATCTGTACCTGAGAGACGGCAGGGCTTATGCCAGAACGCGAACGTTGAGCGTCCAGCGCGACGAAAAACAATGGTATCAATTCCTGGCGGAGCAGGATATTGCCCTGGATGCACTGGACGTGATCCTGATGCGCAAGGATCCGCCTTTCGACCAGGAATACATTTATGCGACTTATCTATTGGAACGTGCGGAAAATATGGGCGTTTATGTCGTCAACAAGCCGCAGTCGCTACGCGATGCCAATGAGAAGCTGTTTACGGCATGGTTTCCGCAATGCTGCGCACCGACGCTGGTAGCGCGGGAGCCTGCCAGAATCAGGCATTTTCTGCAGGAACAGGGAGAAATCATTTTAAAGCCGCTGGACGGCATGGGCGGAACGTCCATTTTTCATTTGCGCCAGAACGATCCCAATCTCAGCGTGATCCTGGAAACCATGACGCGCTATAACAGCCGCTATGTGATGGCTCAGAAGTATCTGCCGGAGATTAAAGACGGCGATAAGCGTATTCTACTGGTCAACGGCGAAGCGGTGCCTTATGCGCTGGCGCGTATTCCTGCCCAGGGCGAGTCGCGCGGCAATCTGGCGGCCGGCGGTACTGCCGAGGGGCGCAAACTGACGGAAAGGGACTTGTGGATTGCCAATCAGGTCGGGCCGACGCTGCGGGAAAAAGGCCTTGTTTTTGCGGGCATTGATGTGATCGGTGATACACTGACCGAAATCAATGTCACCAGCCCAACTTGCGTACAGGAATTGGACCGGCAGTTTGGGCTTAATATTTCCGGTCTGTTGATGGATCATATTGAAGGTAAGATACAACGATGA
- a CDS encoding c-type cytochrome, producing the protein MNNKLALIGAALLIAGCTRDYMPASGASGEQIFKAACAECHNKGIAGAPGKLFTLDSEKATPTYIAHKVHAGSLMMPKFPNVKDQDMRALSDYVLDHSLRE; encoded by the coding sequence ATGAACAATAAGCTGGCCTTGATCGGAGCGGCCTTGCTGATAGCGGGCTGCACAAGGGACTATATGCCCGCCTCCGGCGCCAGCGGCGAACAGATTTTCAAGGCCGCCTGCGCCGAATGCCACAACAAAGGGATAGCGGGCGCGCCAGGCAAGCTGTTTACGCTGGACAGCGAAAAGGCGACGCCGACTTATATCGCTCACAAGGTGCATGCCGGTTCGCTGATGATGCCGAAATTTCCCAATGTCAAAGATCAGGACATGCGCGCGCTCAGCGACTATGTCCTGGACCACAGCCTGAGGGAGTGA
- a CDS encoding dihydroorotase, with amino-acid sequence MSRIQISQGRIIDPANKIDHVGSVYIADGKIVSVLNEPDGFRPDRVIDARDQIICPGFIDLSTRLREPGQSRKATFASETAAAASAGVTAMCLQPDTVPVIDTPAVAELVKDLAEKAGYAQIYPIAALSQKLEGNELSNMLSLKQAGCIAVGNANQPVKNLLILRRAMEYAASHDLLLMFRPNDYWLGHKGCAHEGAFATRYGLPSIPEAAETIALAQCLELAELTGCRVHFGQLSGKRSVIRIHQAKKYGLDVSADVAMHQLHLTENDIAPFDSAYHVLPPLRTEEDKEYLRQGLAGGTINSICSDHQPHDLDAKLGAFPETEPGMSTLETLLPLMLSLVAQRAITLTQGIAALTEKPAQILRLRSGALTPGFSADVCVFDPELTWQVNQDNWKSQGVNTPFWGQTLKGRVTHTLQGGRIIHELAQEAGHEQ; translated from the coding sequence ATGAGCCGCATACAAATCAGCCAGGGACGCATCATCGATCCCGCCAACAAGATCGACCATGTCGGTTCCGTCTATATCGCCGACGGCAAGATCGTTTCCGTGCTCAACGAACCGGACGGCTTCAGGCCCGACCGGGTTATCGACGCACGGGATCAAATCATTTGTCCGGGTTTCATTGACCTGAGCACGCGCCTGCGCGAGCCGGGGCAAAGCCGCAAGGCGACTTTCGCCAGCGAAACGGCGGCCGCGGCCAGCGCCGGCGTGACAGCCATGTGCCTGCAGCCCGATACCGTGCCGGTCATCGACACGCCGGCGGTCGCGGAGCTGGTCAAGGACCTCGCCGAAAAAGCCGGCTACGCACAAATCTATCCGATCGCGGCGCTGAGCCAGAAACTGGAAGGCAACGAGTTAAGCAACATGCTGTCGCTGAAACAGGCAGGCTGCATCGCGGTCGGCAATGCCAATCAGCCGGTCAAGAACCTGCTGATTCTGCGCCGTGCCATGGAATATGCCGCCAGCCATGACCTGCTGCTGATGTTCCGGCCCAACGATTACTGGCTGGGCCATAAAGGCTGCGCGCATGAGGGCGCGTTCGCGACGCGCTACGGTCTGCCGAGCATCCCGGAAGCGGCCGAAACCATCGCCCTGGCGCAATGCCTGGAACTGGCCGAGCTGACCGGCTGCCGCGTGCATTTCGGCCAGCTCAGCGGCAAGCGTTCGGTGATCCGCATCCATCAGGCGAAGAAATACGGCCTCGATGTTAGCGCCGACGTGGCCATGCATCAGCTGCATCTGACCGAAAACGACATTGCGCCGTTCGACAGCGCCTATCATGTCCTGCCGCCGCTGCGTACCGAAGAGGACAAGGAATATCTGCGCCAGGGCCTGGCTGGCGGCACGATCAACAGTATCTGCTCTGACCACCAGCCGCACGATCTCGACGCCAAGCTCGGCGCTTTCCCGGAAACTGAGCCGGGCATGTCGACGCTGGAAACGCTGCTGCCTTTGATGCTGAGCCTTGTCGCGCAGCGGGCCATCACGCTGACACAGGGCATTGCGGCCCTGACCGAGAAACCGGCGCAGATCCTGCGCCTGAGGAGCGGGGCGCTGACGCCGGGATTCTCCGCCGATGTCTGCGTGTTTGATCCGGAACTGACTTGGCAGGTCAACCAGGACAACTGGAAAAGCCAGGGCGTCAATACGCCGTTCTGGGGCCAGACCCTGAAAGGCCGGGTAACGCATACCCTGCAGGGCGGCCGGATCATTCATGAGCTGGCGCAGGAAGCCGGTCATGAACAATAA
- the pyrR gene encoding bifunctional pyr operon transcriptional regulator/uracil phosphoribosyltransferase PyrR, whose translation MTKHNLEIPELLNKLEAELKSVIIERRLENPLMIGIRTGGVWVAEHMHQRLGLSEPLGLLDISFYRDDFSQIGVNPNVKPSHLPPTIEGRDIILVDDVFCTGRTIRAALNEIFDYGRPNQVVLAVLIQRDGRQIPLSPDCAGAIIKLNANERIKLTGPDPLAIHVQMIEEAADIYG comes from the coding sequence ATGACTAAGCATAATCTGGAAATTCCTGAATTACTGAATAAACTGGAAGCCGAGCTGAAAAGCGTCATCATCGAACGCCGGCTTGAAAATCCCTTGATGATCGGTATCCGTACCGGCGGCGTTTGGGTGGCCGAACACATGCATCAGCGCCTGGGGCTGAGCGAGCCGCTGGGGCTGCTGGACATCTCGTTTTACCGCGATGATTTCTCGCAAATCGGCGTCAATCCGAACGTCAAGCCCAGCCATCTGCCGCCCACTATCGAAGGCCGCGATATTATCCTGGTGGATGATGTGTTTTGTACCGGGCGCACGATCCGTGCCGCATTGAACGAAATTTTCGACTACGGCCGGCCCAATCAGGTGGTTCTGGCCGTGCTGATCCAGCGCGACGGCCGGCAGATTCCCTTGAGCCCGGACTGTGCCGGGGCCATTATCAAACTCAATGCCAACGAGCGGATTAAGCTGACCGGTCCCGACCCCTTGGCGATTCATGTACAAATGATTGAGGAAGCCGCAGATATTTATGGCTGA